The window CGCGGGTTCCAGCAGGGCATCTTCGTGGCCGAGCTCATCGCCGGCCAGAACCCCGCCCCGATCGTGGAGTCCGGGATCCCCCGCATCACGTACTGCGAGCCGCAGCTCGGCTCCGTGGGACTGACCGAGAAGCAGGCGAAGGAGCAGCTGGGCGACGACGCCGTTCAGACCTACGAGTACAACCTCGGCGGAAACGGCAAGTCCCAGATCCTCGGCACCACCGGCTTCATCAAGCTGGTCCGTGAGAAGGACGGCCCCATCGTGGGTGTCCACATGATCGGCTCGCGCATGTCCGAGCTGATGGGCGAGGCGCAGCTGATCGTCAACTGGGAGGCCTACCCCGAGGACGTCGCCTCCTTGATCCACGGTCACCCCACGCAGCACGAGGCCATGGGTGAGGCCGCGCTGGCCCTCGCCGGCAAGCCCCTGCACGCCCACGCCTGAGCCTGACGCCACCAGAAGGAGAACATCATGTCCGAAACCGTGAAGATGCCCGCACTGGGCGAGTCCGTCACCGAGGGCACCGTGACGCGGTGGCTGAAGTCCGTGGGCGACACCGTGGAGGTGGACGAGCCCCTGCTGGAGGTCTCCACCGACAAGGTCGACACCGAGATTCCCTCCCCCGTGGCCGGGACCATCGAGAAGATCCTGGTCGAGGAAGACGAGGACGCCGAGGTCGGCGCTGATCTGGTCGTGATCGGCGACGGGTCCGGCTCCGACGACTCCGGCTCCTCCGACGAGGGTGCCTCCGAGGAGAAGTCCGAGGAGTCCGATTCCTCCGAGGGCGAGGACCTCGCCTCCGATGAGACCGTCGCGCCATCCACCACGCAGGAGACCCCTGCCGGCGAGGACGAGAAGCCCGCAGACAAGGAGCCCGCTACCAGCGACAGCGGCTCCGCCGGTGAGGCGTCCGGCGGTGGCTCCGCCTCCGGTGAGGAAGTGACGATGCCGGCGCTCGGCGAGTCCGTCACCGAGGGCACCGTGACGCGGTGGCTGAAGTCCGTGGGCGACACCGTGGAGGTGGACGAGCCCCTGCTGGAGGTCTCCACCGACAAGGTCGACACCGAGATCCCCTCCCCCGTTGCCGGCACCCTGCTGGAGATCCGCGTCGAGGAGGACAGTGACGCCGAGGTCGGTTCCGTGCTGGCCATCATCGGTGACGAGTCCGCCGCGAAGGCCGACAAGCCCGCCGAAGACGCCCCGAAGTCCGAGAAGAAGGCAGAGCCGAAGACGGAGGAGAAGTCCGAGCCGGAGGAAGAGAAGAAGGACCAGCCGAAGGACGAGGATAAGGCCGAGGCCCCCAAGGGCGAGCAGAAGCAGGATCCCTCCGCTCCCGCCTCCGCCCCGAAGGCCGCCGACTCCGTCAGCGGCGCCGCAGGCACCGGCTATGTGACCCCGCTGGTGCGGAAGATGGCGGCCGACGCCGGTATCGACCTGTCCTCGGTCAAGGGCACGGGACTAGGTGGCCGTATCCGCAAGCAGGACGTCGCCGAGGCGATCGAGGCTGCCAAGCAGGCCTCTGCTGCCCCCGCTGCTTCCGAGCAGACCGCACCGTCGGCTCCCGCCGGTGACGCACCGAAGGCTGCTCCGAAGGTCGAGGCGTCCCCGCTGCGCGGCACCGAGGAGAAGATGAGCCGTATCCGCAAGATCACCGCGAAGCGGATGGTGGAGTCCCTGCAGACGCAGGCCCAGCTCACCACTGCCGTCGAGGTGGACATGACTCGCGTGGCGAAGCTGCGCGGTGCGGCCAAGGACGCCTTCGCCCAGCGCGAGGGTGCCAAGCTCACCTTCCTGCCGTTCATCATGATGGCCGCGGTGGAGGCGCTGAAGACCTACCCGAAGATCAACGCCGAGATCGATGGCGACATGATCAAGTACAACGCCTCCGAGAACATCGGCATGGCTGCCGACACCGAGCGCGGTCTGGTGGTGCCGGTGATCAAGAACGCCGGCGACCTGAACCTGGCCGGCCTGGCCCGCCAGATCGGTGAGCTCGGCGGCAAGGCGAAGAACAACAAGCTGGGGCCGGACGACCTGTCCGGTGCCACCTTCACCATCACCAACACCGGTTCCGGTGGTGCCCTGTTCGACACCCCGATCGTGCCCAACCCGCAGGTGGGAATCCTGGGCTGCGGCACCATCACCAAGCGTCCGGCCGTGGTGCAGAACGCGGAGGGCGATGACTCCATCGCGATCCGTTCGATGATGTACCTGTTCCTGTCCTACGACCACCGTCTGGTGGACGGCGGTGACGCCGCACGCTTCCTCACCTTCATGAAGAAGCGTCTGGAGGACGGCGCGTTCGAGGCCGAGCTCGGCCTGTGAACCTCGGGGCTGCCGTGAGGCGGTCCTGATGACCTGAGGGCCCGGTACCGCGAGGTGCCGGGCCCTCAGTCGTCCCGTGGCCGTCACCTCGTCAGGCCGGGCTCGCGGCCTCGACGTGCCAGGACTCTCCGTCCCATCGCAGGTCAAGGTGGATGGTGGTGCGCGGCGACGCAGGGACCTGCCGGGTGGTGCCGTCCGGCCCCACGGTGGTGTGGGCGGCGCTGGAGATCTGGAGGCTGAGCCGCGCGGTGCCGTCCGCGGATGACTCCTCCAGGACCTGTGCACTGTGCACCTCGGGCTCGCCTCCGGTCACCACGGTCCCCTCATAGGCGGCTCGCACCGAGTCGTCCTGGGCGCGGGCGCTGCTCCCCTCCAGGGTGATCGCAGCGTCGGATGAACCGGTGAGATAGGCGTGGCGGGCCTGGGCGAGCTCGGTGGCCAGGTCGAGCGGTTCCTCGATACCCGGACCCGATGAGATCGCGCTCCCGGGAGCGTCCATGGTCAGTACGGGATCGGCGGCCTGGGATGCGGTGGGCACGGGTGCGGACGCAGGGGCGGAAGCAGCCGAAGGATCCGGCCCGACGGTGCGCGGCATGATCGACCACGCCACCGCGCCCAGCAGCACTCCCGCCAGCACCACTGCCCCGGTGGTCGCCAGGATGTCACGGCGTCCCGCACCGCCTCCGGGCGGCACACGGGTGGGTCCCCGGCCCCGACGGCGCTTCAGGGCCCGCGGGGCCGGGAGCGGGCGCACCGCTCGCCCCTGCGTGGTCTCCTCATGTGCGCGGTCGTCCTGTGCGCGGTGGTCCTGCTCCGGCCGGTCCAGTTCCAGTCCCAGCTCGAGGTCGCTGCGGCCCTGGGTCCCGCTCGGGGGGACCGTGTCCCGACGGAGCACTCCGCGATCGTCGATGCGCCTGCGCAGGGTGCGGTCCTGATCCTGGAGCACGGAGTCGACCCAGAGCCGGTCATCGACCTGAGCCGACGAGGAGGAGTCCTGCCGCAGCCCTGTGAGGCCCTGCACCGTCACGCTGCCGTCCTGCCGCACGGCCAGGCCCTCCCCCGGGCCTCTCCCGAGCACCCAGCCGCGGGCGTGCAGTGCGGAGATCAGCGCGTCGAGGTCGTCCCGGGCACGCGCCAGCATCTGACGCTCCGCTGCACCCGGAGCGCTGCCTTCCGAGCAGCGGCGCCCGCGACGACGGGACAGCACCGAACCGGCCTCGCGCACGTATCCTCCGTCCTCGACCTCCAGCACCTCCGGTGCCGCTGCGACGCCATCCACCTCGAGCGATGCCAGCAGCTGCAGCTCGGCCCGCACCTGCTGGCTGCCGAGCTCGGTGAGAGCCCGCACCCTGACCACCTCGACCCCGCCCACCATGATCAGCTGGTCCTCACGATGCTCGGTGGCCTGCAGGACGGTCCCCTCGGTGGTGTCGGCGGTGGCGTCGGTCTCCATGGCCACAGTGAACCCCAGCCGGGGCCCGTCCACCCTTCGTCATCCACAACGCGCAGGTGAGCGGGAGGCGTACCCTGGGGTACGTGCTCGATGTGATCCGTCTCGGCTTCAGCGAACCCCTACCCGGCGGTGACCGCCACGAGGAGTTCTCCCTCCCCCCGGGGCCGGTGGAGTACCGGGCCGCCTGGGACCTGCAGCGCAGGCTCCACGCCGAGGTGGTCGCCGGCACTCGCCCCGACACGCTGCTGCTGCTGGAGCACCGACCGGTGTACACCGCCGGCAAGCTCACGGCCCCGCAGGAGCGGCCCCGGGACGGCGCACCCGTGGTGGACATCGACCGCGGAGGGAAGATCACCTGGCACGGCCCCCAGCAGCTGGTCGGGTATCCCCTGGTGAAGCTGCCGGTCCCGATCGATGTGGTGGGCTTCGTCCGGGCGCTCGAGCAGACACTGATCGAGGTGTGCGCGAGCGTCGGGGTGCATGCCACCACCGTCGAAGGGCGCAGCGGGGTGTGGATGCGGGATGCCGGCGCCGAGGGCGAGCAGGACGAGCGGAAGCTGGCTGCCATCGGCCTTCGCGTGTCAAAGCGCGCCACCATGCACGGCTTCGCCCTGAACTGCGACAACGACCTGTCCTGGGCCCACAACGTGATCCCCTGCGGGATCGACGATGCGGGCGTCAGCACCCTCAGCCGGGAAGCGGGCCGGCGCATCGCCGTGGCCGACGTGATCGACGCCGCCGAGGAGGGCATGCGGGAGCTGGTGGCGCACCGCACCCTCGCCACCACCGTCACGGCGACCGGAGGTGCCCGCCACCTGGATAGACTGCCCACATCGTCGAGCAAGGAGGCAAACGCGTGACACTCGCTCCCGAAGGCCGTCGTCTTCTCCGTGTCGAAGCCCGCAACGCCGAGGTGCCCATCGAGCGCAAGCCGGGATGGATCAAGACCCGCGCCGTGATGGGACCCGAGTACAGCGCGATGAAGAAGCGCGTCCACGGCAAGGGCCTGCACACCGTGTGCGAGGAGGCCGGCTGTCCCAACATCTTCGAGTGCTGGGAGGACCGCGAGGCCACGTTCCTGATCGGCGGGGACACCTGCACGCGCCGCTGCGACTTCTGCGACATCGCCACCGGCAAGCCGCAGGCGGTGGATCCGATGGAGCCGCTGAAGGTGGCGCAGTCGGTCAAGGAGATGGGTCTTCGCTACTCCACCATCACCGGGGTGGCGCGCGATGACCTGCCCGACGGTGCGGCGGGGCTGTTCGCCGAGACCTGCCGCCAGATCCATGCGGTGAACCCCGGCACCGGGGTGGAGCTGCTGATCGACGACATCAAGGGGGACTCGGGCGCCCTGCAGCAGGTGTTCGACTCCCAGCCGGAGGTGTTCGCGCACAACCTCGAGACCGTCCCGCGGATCTTCAAGCGGATCCGGCCCGCGTTCCGCTACGAGCGCTCGCTGGACGTGATCACACAGGCGAAGGACGCGGGCATGATCACCAAGTCCAACCTGATCCTGGGCATGGGTGAGACCAGCGAGGAGATTCTGGACTCGCTGCACGCCCTGCGGGAGTCCGGCTGCGACATCATCACCATCACGCAGTACCTGCGGCCCTCGAAGCTGCACCACCCCATCGACCGCTGGGTCAAGCCCGAGGAGTTCCTGGAGCTCTCCGAGGCCGCGGAGGAGATGGGCTACCTGGGTGTCATGGCAGGCCCCATGGTGCGGTCCTCGTACCGTGCCGGAAGGCTGTGGGCCCAGGCCATGAAGAAGCTGGGCCGTCCCATCCCACCCGAGCTCCAGCACCTCGACCAGCAGATCCCCGCACATCAGGAGGCAGCGAGCGTGGTCGCCCGCAGCCAGGCAGCCGCGAGCTGACACCCCGCATCTCGGAAGGACCCCTACCTCTCATGGCCCGCAAGAGCGAGACCACCCGCGCCAATGACACCTCCACGCGAGGCAGGCGCAACCCCGACGGCACCAAGAAGCCCGGCCGCATCAAGCAGATGGTCGAGGTGTACAAGTACACCCAGGAGGTGGACCGCACCACAGCGCCCTGGATGCTGGGCGCCCTGGTGGCCGCGATCGCCATCGGCGTGCTGATCAGCTGGCTGGTGTTCAACAGCCCCTGGTACGGCATCTTCCTGGGCCTGGGCTTCGGCATCCTGGCCGCCATGCTGATCCTGGCCCGCAAGGCCGAGCGCGCTGCCTTCGCCCGCATCAAGGGACAGCCCGGTGCGTCGCTGGCCGCGATGCAGTCCATCCGCCGCGGATGGAACGTGGCCGAGGAGCCCGTCCAGGTGGACCCCCGCAGCCAGAAGATGGTCTTCCGCGCAGCGGGTCGCGCCGGTATCGCGCTGGTGGCGGATGACGACTCGAGCACCTCCATGAAGCTGCTGGAGAAGGAGCGGCGCAGCATCCGCCGCGTGCTGCAGCACGAGGGTGTGCCGATCCATCAGATCATCGTGGGCGACGGGGCGGACCAGGTGCCGCTGCACAAGCTGCCCACCCACATGACGCGGATGAAGAAGGTGCTCACCAAGGACGAGTCCGCCCAGGTGAACAAGCGCCTGGCGGCGCTGCACCGCTCGATCCGCCAGTCGGTGCCGAAGGGCGTGGACCCGATGCGGGCGCGCCCCAACCGCAAGGCGATGCGGGGGCGCTGAGCCCCGTCCCGGATGCCCTGGACGCCCGTCCGACCCTCTCCGCCCCACGACCACGGCCCCGCCACTGCGCACATGCGCACAGGCGGGGCCGTTATCGTCCCGTTACCTTCGTGATCCAACCGTTACCCGGTGTCCGGTCGCCTCCTGCGCCGCCACCGTGAGGCGGGACGGTTGCTGCGGTGGGTTCCCGCAGCTGCGCTCACGGATCAGGCACGCACCACGGCGGTGCCGGCCAGCACGTCGTGCAGGGGCTGACGATCTCGGTTCCACACCACGGCGGTGATGACCGTGAGCATCGCGAGCGTGCGCACCAGGGCGCGCACCGGCATCGGCCAGCGGCGGGCCACCGGCAGTACCCGCAGCCCCAGCAGGAACTGGGCCGGGGTGGCCCCGAAAAGGCTCAGGAGCAGGACGTTCAGGCTCACGAACAGCAGCAGTGTGGCCAGCGGGTCGTACTGGAAGAAGGCGATGGACACCGCCACGCAGATCCCCCAGTCGATCAGCAGCGACAGCAGTCGGCGGCCGAAGCCGGCCACCGAGCCGGGGCCGTCGGCGGGCAGGCCGTAGGACGTGCCGGGGACGTAGTCGGGGTCCTGGGGAGTGCCCTCGATCCAGGAGCCCAGGTCTTTGCGGTCGATCACCCGTCGAGCCTAGCCGGGCCCCCTGAACGCCCCCGCGCCATCGTCGACAGCCGCGCGGCTCCTCCTCGGTGGGGCTGAAGAGCTTCTCGCATGGTGGTCGCAGTCACCGCCTCTAGACTTGGACCACCCGGGCACCGATCCGGGAGCGGCCCGCCGATCGCGGGGCGCGGCGACCGCCCCACGAGGTTCGAGACACCTAACGGCGCACCACGCGGTGCAGATGGAGGAGACGTGTTCAGCAATCCCAGCGAGGTCGTGAAGTACATCGAGGAGGAGGACATCGAGTTCCTCGACATCCGCTTCTGCGACCTTCCCGGCGTCATGCAGCACTTCAACATCCCGGCGAGCACCTTCGACGAGGAGGCGATCGCCACCGGTCAGCTCTTCGACGGCTCGTCGATCCGGGGCTTCCAGGCCATCCACGAGTCCGACATGAAGCTGATCCCGGACCTGGAGACGGCCTACCTGGACCCGTACAGGGAGCGCAAGACGCTGATCATGAACTTCTCGATCGTGGATCCGTTCACGGACGAGCCCTACTCCCGTGATCCCCGCACCGTCGCGGCGAAGGCCGAGGAGTACCTGAAGTCCACCGGCATCGCTGATACCGCCTTCTTCGCCGCCGAGGCCGAGTTCTACATCTTCGACGACGTCCGATTCAAGACCGGCGTCAACTCCGGCTTCTACTCGATCGACTCCGACGAGGCGGTGTGGAACACCGATCGCGACGAGTCCGAGTTCGGCGGCAACCAGGGCTACAAGACCCGTCTGAAGGGCGGTTACTTCCCGGTCCCGCCGAACGACCAGATGGCCGATCTGCGCGACGAGATCTGCGCGGTGCTGGAGGAGGTGGGCCTGTCCGTGGAGCGCGCGCACCACGAGGTGGGCACCGCCGGTCAGCAGGAGATCAACTACCGGTTCAACACGCTCCTGCAGGCCGCCGACGACGTCATGAAGTTCAAGTACATCGTGAAGAACACGGTGTGGGAGGCGGGCAAGACCGCCACCTTCATGCCCAAGCCCCTGTTCGGCGACAACGGTTCGGGCATGCACACCCACCAGTCCCTGTGGAAGGACGGCGAGCCGCTGTTCTACGACGAGCGCGGCTACGGCGGCCTCTCGGACATCGCCCGCTGGTACATCGGCGGCATCATCGAGCACGCGCCCTCGCTGGTGGCGTTCACCAACCCCACCGTGAACTCGTTCAAGCGCCTGGTGCCCGGCTTCGAGGCCCCCGTGAACATGGTGTACTCGGCCCGCAATCGTTCGGCCGCGATCCGGATCCCCGTCACCGGCACCTCCCCCAAGGCCAAGCGCATCGAGTTCCGAGCCCCGGACCCCTCGGCGAACCCCTACCTGTCCTTCGCCGCGCAGCTGATGGCCGGGATCGACGGCATCCGCAACCGCATCGAGCCGCCGGAGCCGATCGACAAGGACCTCTACGAGCTGCCGCCGGAGGAGCACAAGCTCATCAAGCAGCTGCCGGAGTCCCTGGGCGCTGCGCTGGACGCCCTGGAGGCGGACCACGACTACCTCACCGAGGGTGACGTGTTCCCCGAGGACCTGATCGAGACCTGGATCGAGCTCAAGCGCACCACCGAGATCGATCCGTTCCGCTTCCGCCCGCACCCCCACGAGTTCGAGCTCTACTACGACATCTGAGCCCGGCTCTTCCGAGGCCCGTTCCGGCCACGGCGGTACCCCCGCCGTTCGCCGGGGCGGGCCTCGCCCATGTACGGGGAGATCCGCATCGGGCATGCTGGCGCTGTGGAGACCGACGGCGTAGCGCCCTCCCACGGCCTGGACGACAGAGCACTGATCGAGGTCGTCGCTCTTGCACGGTCCGGTGATCCCGCCCTACGGGTGGCGGATCTGGCAGACCAGGTCGGGTACAGCCCCTTCCACTTCTCCCGGCTGTTCACCGCCCGGGTCGGGATCGGTCCCGGGCAGTACCTCACGGCCGTGAGGATCGACCGGGCCAAGCGTCTGCTACTGGAGGGCTCCGCCCCGGTGATCGACGTGGCCACTGCTATCGGCTTCGACTCCCTGTCCAGCTTCACCCGCCGTTTCGGCGCTGCCGTGGGTGTCACCCCGGCCCGGCTGCGGCAGCTCGCCGACACGGTGGCCGATCACTCGCCCTCCCCGTTCCGCCTCACCGGCGAAGACCCACGGTCCGTGGAGGTCACGCTCGAGCTGCCGACCGACCTGGTGCGACACGGGGACCCGTCGGTGTGGATCGGGTGGTACCCGCATCCCGCCCCGATAGGGCTGCCCCGGGCCGGAGTCCTGGCACGCAGTCGCGAGCTGGTCACCCTGCCCCTGTGCGCGGGTGCCCCGTGGCTGCTGGGCTTCGCGGTGCCCGCGCAGGCCGGCGTCCTGGACCAGCTGGCGCCGACGGACCCGGTGGTCGCGGTCCATCCGTCCCCGGTGACGTCCTCCTGCGCACTCACCCTGCACTTCGGCTCTGCTCGCCGCGGGGTGGTGCCACTGCTCTCGGCGCTGCCGAGCCTGTGCCGGTCTTGATCCTCCGCAGGATCGGACAAGCGAGGCCGCGGCGGCCCTTCGTACGCTCGATGGCATCGGACCCGGCGCCCGGGTGAGTATTCGTAGTCGTGGGAGCCACCGAATCTTGCTCTTGGGGACCGCCGATCGTGCCGACGGGGGCCAGTAGCCGCCGCGGTGGGGACCACTGGCTCCCGCCGGCATCGGGTCACTGGGGCAGTGCGGTGTGTTCTCGCATGTTCCTGTCGCCGGTGTCGATCCAGATTGTGTTGTGCACGATGCGGTCCATGATCGCATCGGCGTGGACTGCTCCACCGAGCCGGGCGTGCCAGTCCTTCTTCGGGTACTGGGTGCAGAACACGGTCGAGCCGGTGTCATAGCGGCGCTCGAGCAGTTCCAGCAGCATCGAACGCATTCCCTCGTCAGGATGGTCCAGCAGCCACTCGTCGATCACCAGCAGCGAGAACGTGGAGTACTTCCGCAGGAACTTCGTCTGGCCCTGCGGCTTGTCCTTTGCCAGGGCCCAGGCCTCTTCGAGGTCGGGCATTCGGATGTAGTGGGCTCGGAGCCGGTGCTGGCAGGCCTGCTTCGCCAGCGCGCAGCCGAGGTAGGACTTCCCTGAGCCGGTGAAGCCCTGGAAGACCACGTTCTGTTGCCGCTGGATGAAGGAGCAGGTTGCCAGTTGCGCGATCACGTTCCGGTTCAGTCCCCGTTCCTCGACCAGATCCAGCCGCCGCAGGTCCGCTCCGGGATAACGCAGCCCCGCCCGGCGGATCAGACCCTCGACCTTTCCATGATTGAAGATGGAATGCGCCTCGTCCACGATCAGCTGGAGCCGTTCCTGGAACGACATCCCCAGCACGTGAGCCTCATCCTGGGCATCGATCGCGTCCAGCAGCGCGGTCGCGCCCATCTCGCGCAGCTTCCGCTTCGTGTCGTTATCGATCACGCTCACCGGACACCTCCGGCGTAGTAGTCGGCGCCACGGACGTATCCGCCGTCTTCCGCGGGTTCCTCGCGGGGTGGACGCAGGGCGGCGACCTTGTCCTGCCCGGTGGCCAAGATCGGGTGCAGATGCGCATAGCGCGGTGAACGGACCCGTCCCGTCAGCGCGAGTGCGCAGGCCGCCTCGACCCGATCTACGGAGAAGCGGCGAGAGAGCCGTAGCACCGCCAACGCGGGATCCAGGCCCTGTTCCACGATCGGCACGGACTCGAAGATCCGCTGGATCACGATCACCGTGGCCGGCCCGACCCGATCTGCCCACGCCCGCACCCTCTGCGCGTCCCAGGCCTGGAAACGCTCGCCCGCAGGTAGGTCCGCGTCGTTGGTGCGGTACTCATTGCTCGCGGTCTCCGGGAGCAGCAGGTGACTGGTCAGTCGCTGGCTGCCCTGATAGATCTCCAGCGTCCGGGCCGTGATGCGCAGATCGACCTTCGCGCCGATGTGCGCGAACGGCGCGGAGTAGAAGTTCCGCGCGAACGTGACGTGCCCGTTCCTGCCCACTCGTCGTCCGTAGTGCCATGTCGAGATCTCGTAGGGCACCGCCGGCAGCGGCGTCAGCAGCGGCCGCTCCTCCGCGTCGAACACGCTGGCGCGGGATCCGGGCCGCTTCTGGAACGGCTCCGCGTTATAGGCCTCCATCCGCTGCCCGATGGCGGCTGCAAGTTCGGGCAGGGACGTGAATCGCTGATCCCGCAGCCCGGCGATGACCCAGGTCGCGACGTGCGCGACGGTGTTCTCCACGCTCGCCTTGTCTTTCGGTTTCCGCACCCTCCCCGGGAGCACCGCCGCCGAGTAATGCGCTGCCATCTCGCGATACGCATCGTTCAGGACGATCTCGCCCTCGCGGGGGTGCTTCACCACACCGGTCTTGAGGTTGTCCGGAACGATCCTCGGGACCGTCCCGCCCAGCGCCTCGAACATCGCTACGTGCGCTCGCAGCCAGGACTCCTGGCGCATATCCAGCGCCGGGAAGCAGAACGCGTAACGAGAAAAAGGCAGGCAGGCAACGAACAAGAACACCTTCGAGACCTCGCCGGTGACCGGATCGGCCAGCTCCATCGTGGGGCCGGACCAGTCGACCTCCACGCTCTGGCCGGCCTTGTGACCGACTCTCGAAGCGGCACCGGTGACCATGACGTGGTGCTGGTAGGTGCGGCAAAACCGGTCATACCCCATCGCCGGATCCCCAGCCGCCGTGGTCGCGTCGAAGTACTCGCCGTGCAACAGCTTCAGCGTCACGCCGACCCTGGCCATCTCTCGATGGACCTGTTCCCAGTCCGGCTGTGCGAACACGCTCTCGTGCTCGCCCCGGCCCGGGAACAACCGGGCATACACCTGCTCATCGGCGACGTCCGCGATATCGCCCCACCCGATCCCTGCAGCGTCAGCGGCCTCGAACACCGCCCTCACGGACTT is drawn from Brachybacterium muris and contains these coding sequences:
- a CDS encoding ATP-binding protein, with translation MSVIDNDTKRKLREMGATALLDAIDAQDEAHVLGMSFQERLQLIVDEAHSIFNHGKVEGLIRRAGLRYPGADLRRLDLVEERGLNRNVIAQLATCSFIQRQQNVVFQGFTGSGKSYLGCALAKQACQHRLRAHYIRMPDLEEAWALAKDKPQGQTKFLRKYSTFSLLVIDEWLLDHPDEGMRSMLLELLERRYDTGSTVFCTQYPKKDWHARLGGAVHADAIMDRIVHNTIWIDTGDRNMREHTALPQ
- a CDS encoding helix-turn-helix domain-containing protein; translated protein: METDGVAPSHGLDDRALIEVVALARSGDPALRVADLADQVGYSPFHFSRLFTARVGIGPGQYLTAVRIDRAKRLLLEGSAPVIDVATAIGFDSLSSFTRRFGAAVGVTPARLRQLADTVADHSPSPFRLTGEDPRSVEVTLELPTDLVRHGDPSVWIGWYPHPAPIGLPRAGVLARSRELVTLPLCAGAPWLLGFAVPAQAGVLDQLAPTDPVVAVHPSPVTSSCALTLHFGSARRGVVPLLSALPSLCRS
- the glnA gene encoding type I glutamate--ammonia ligase; this encodes MFSNPSEVVKYIEEEDIEFLDIRFCDLPGVMQHFNIPASTFDEEAIATGQLFDGSSIRGFQAIHESDMKLIPDLETAYLDPYRERKTLIMNFSIVDPFTDEPYSRDPRTVAAKAEEYLKSTGIADTAFFAAEAEFYIFDDVRFKTGVNSGFYSIDSDEAVWNTDRDESEFGGNQGYKTRLKGGYFPVPPNDQMADLRDEICAVLEEVGLSVERAHHEVGTAGQQEINYRFNTLLQAADDVMKFKYIVKNTVWEAGKTATFMPKPLFGDNGSGMHTHQSLWKDGEPLFYDERGYGGLSDIARWYIGGIIEHAPSLVAFTNPTVNSFKRLVPGFEAPVNMVYSARNRSAAIRIPVTGTSPKAKRIEFRAPDPSANPYLSFAAQLMAGIDGIRNRIEPPEPIDKDLYELPPEEHKLIKQLPESLGAALDALEADHDYLTEGDVFPEDLIETWIELKRTTEIDPFRFRPHPHEFELYYDI
- a CDS encoding DUF4191 domain-containing protein is translated as MARKSETTRANDTSTRGRRNPDGTKKPGRIKQMVEVYKYTQEVDRTTAPWMLGALVAAIAIGVLISWLVFNSPWYGIFLGLGFGILAAMLILARKAERAAFARIKGQPGASLAAMQSIRRGWNVAEEPVQVDPRSQKMVFRAAGRAGIALVADDDSSTSMKLLEKERRSIRRVLQHEGVPIHQIIVGDGADQVPLHKLPTHMTRMKKVLTKDESAQVNKRLAALHRSIRQSVPKGVDPMRARPNRKAMRGR
- the lipA gene encoding lipoyl synthase codes for the protein MTLAPEGRRLLRVEARNAEVPIERKPGWIKTRAVMGPEYSAMKKRVHGKGLHTVCEEAGCPNIFECWEDREATFLIGGDTCTRRCDFCDIATGKPQAVDPMEPLKVAQSVKEMGLRYSTITGVARDDLPDGAAGLFAETCRQIHAVNPGTGVELLIDDIKGDSGALQQVFDSQPEVFAHNLETVPRIFKRIRPAFRYERSLDVITQAKDAGMITKSNLILGMGETSEEILDSLHALRESGCDIITITQYLRPSKLHHPIDRWVKPEEFLELSEAAEEMGYLGVMAGPMVRSSYRAGRLWAQAMKKLGRPIPPELQHLDQQIPAHQEAASVVARSQAAAS
- the istA gene encoding IS21 family transposase — protein: MVRKIRAKLVLQLRAEGLSGRAISSSQGMSRKSVRAVFEAADAAGIGWGDIADVADEQVYARLFPGRGEHESVFAQPDWEQVHREMARVGVTLKLLHGEYFDATTAAGDPAMGYDRFCRTYQHHVMVTGAASRVGHKAGQSVEVDWSGPTMELADPVTGEVSKVFLFVACLPFSRYAFCFPALDMRQESWLRAHVAMFEALGGTVPRIVPDNLKTGVVKHPREGEIVLNDAYREMAAHYSAAVLPGRVRKPKDKASVENTVAHVATWVIAGLRDQRFTSLPELAAAIGQRMEAYNAEPFQKRPGSRASVFDAEERPLLTPLPAVPYEISTWHYGRRVGRNGHVTFARNFYSAPFAHIGAKVDLRITARTLEIYQGSQRLTSHLLLPETASNEYRTNDADLPAGERFQAWDAQRVRAWADRVGPATVIVIQRIFESVPIVEQGLDPALAVLRLSRRFSVDRVEAACALALTGRVRSPRYAHLHPILATGQDKVAALRPPREEPAEDGGYVRGADYYAGGVR
- the sucB gene encoding 2-oxoglutarate dehydrogenase, E2 component, dihydrolipoamide succinyltransferase, which encodes MSETVKMPALGESVTEGTVTRWLKSVGDTVEVDEPLLEVSTDKVDTEIPSPVAGTIEKILVEEDEDAEVGADLVVIGDGSGSDDSGSSDEGASEEKSEESDSSEGEDLASDETVAPSTTQETPAGEDEKPADKEPATSDSGSAGEASGGGSASGEEVTMPALGESVTEGTVTRWLKSVGDTVEVDEPLLEVSTDKVDTEIPSPVAGTLLEIRVEEDSDAEVGSVLAIIGDESAAKADKPAEDAPKSEKKAEPKTEEKSEPEEEKKDQPKDEDKAEAPKGEQKQDPSAPASAPKAADSVSGAAGTGYVTPLVRKMAADAGIDLSSVKGTGLGGRIRKQDVAEAIEAAKQASAAPAASEQTAPSAPAGDAPKAAPKVEASPLRGTEEKMSRIRKITAKRMVESLQTQAQLTTAVEVDMTRVAKLRGAAKDAFAQREGAKLTFLPFIMMAAVEALKTYPKINAEIDGDMIKYNASENIGMAADTERGLVVPVIKNAGDLNLAGLARQIGELGGKAKNNKLGPDDLSGATFTITNTGSGGALFDTPIVPNPQVGILGCGTITKRPAVVQNAEGDDSIAIRSMMYLFLSYDHRLVDGGDAARFLTFMKKRLEDGAFEAELGL
- a CDS encoding RDD family protein, with translation MIDRKDLGSWIEGTPQDPDYVPGTSYGLPADGPGSVAGFGRRLLSLLIDWGICVAVSIAFFQYDPLATLLLFVSLNVLLLSLFGATPAQFLLGLRVLPVARRWPMPVRALVRTLAMLTVITAVVWNRDRQPLHDVLAGTAVVRA
- the lipB gene encoding lipoyl(octanoyl) transferase LipB, whose amino-acid sequence is MLDVIRLGFSEPLPGGDRHEEFSLPPGPVEYRAAWDLQRRLHAEVVAGTRPDTLLLLEHRPVYTAGKLTAPQERPRDGAPVVDIDRGGKITWHGPQQLVGYPLVKLPVPIDVVGFVRALEQTLIEVCASVGVHATTVEGRSGVWMRDAGAEGEQDERKLAAIGLRVSKRATMHGFALNCDNDLSWAHNVIPCGIDDAGVSTLSREAGRRIAVADVIDAAEEGMRELVAHRTLATTVTATGGARHLDRLPTSSSKEANA